One Brassica oleracea var. oleracea cultivar TO1000 chromosome C7, BOL, whole genome shotgun sequence genomic window carries:
- the LOC106304265 gene encoding serine/threonine-protein kinase CDG1, translated as MTCCSCFGPRRRHDVTKNPNLIKGFSDHNSRPDQPSANNPARASQDSETQQDPSKPTQCFTYRELATATNNFRLESMIGRGGFGSVYKGMLETTPGQLKNVAVKMLDTTGHQGDKEFLVEVLMLSLLRHEHLVTLFGYCAEGDQRLLVYEYMPFGSVEDHIHGYGSEEEVLDLSTRMQIALGSAKGLAYLHNVAQPPVIYRDLKTANILLDHGYKAKLSDFGLAKFGPSGDMSHVSTRVMGTHGYCAPEYASTGKLTMKSDIYSFGVVMLELITGRKPIGDACMGAKRLLVNWALPLFRDQEIRKIADPMLSIQGHHYLEEAVERALVLAYMCLREDANARPTVKEVVEALDNIVKFIERKKKKKKESNIGYGRGVELEKKAAVAVSSPNETTRMLSVNEIEVEVEEEDEDLERERAVADAKNWAETMRALRRQSNEPPKQTTP; from the exons ATGACGTGTTGCTCGTGTTTTGGTCCGAGGAGAAGACACGACGTGACGAAGAATCCAAATCTCATCAAAGGCTTTTCCGATCACAATTCCAGACCTGACCAACCTTCTG CTAATAATCCAGCAAGAGCTTCACAGGATTCTGAAACACAGCAAGATCCTAGCAAGCCAACTCAATGTTTCACATACCGAGAACTCGCCACCGCTACTAACAACTTCAGGCTCGAATCTATGATCGGACGTGGCGGTTTCGGTTCTGTTTACAAAGGAATGTTAGAAACTACTCCTGGACAG TTGAAGAATGTGGCTGTTAAGATGCTTGATACAACTGGTCATCAAGGAGACAAAGAGTTTCTTGTGGAGGTCTTAATGCTCTCCCTCTTGCGTCACGAGCACCTCGTGACTTTGTTCGGTTACTGCGCTGAAGGAGACCAAAGACTCCTCGTTTATGAATACATGCCTTTTGGATCCGTAGAAGATCATATCCACG GTTACGGATCTGAAGAAGAGGTTTTAGATTTGAGCACAAGGATGCAGATAGCGTTAGGATCAGCCAAAGGGTTAGCGTATCTTCACAACGTGGCTCAACCTCCTGTGATCTACAGAGACTTGAAAACCGCAAACATATTGCTGGACCACGGATACAAAGCCAAGCTCTCTGACTTTGGGCTGGCCAAGTTTGGTCCGAGTGGTGACATGTCTCATGTCTCCACTAGAGTGATGGGAACTCACGGGTATTGCGCGCCGGAGTACGCCAGCACGGGGAAGCTGACGATGAAATCTGATATCTATAGCTTTGGAGTTGTGATGTTGGAGCTTATCACTGGACGCAAACCTATTGGGGACGCATGCATGGGTGCAAAACGTTTGCTTGTGAACTGG GCACTGCCGTTGTTCAGGGACCAAGAGATAAGAAAGATTGCAGATCCGATGTTGTCAATACAAGGCCATCATTACTTGGAAGAAGCTGTGGAAAGAGCACTTGTGTTGGCGTACATGTGTTTGAGAGAAGATGCAAACGCTAGGCCAACGGTCAAGGAAGTGGTGGAGGCTTTAGATAACATAGTTAAGTTCATAGAGCGGAAGAAGAAGAAGAAGAAAGAGAGCAATATTGGATATGGAAGAGGAGTGGAGTTGGAGAAGAAAGCTGCAGTGGCGGTGAGCTCACCGAATGAGACGACGAGGATGTTGAGTGTAAACGAAATAGAAGTAGAAGTAGAAGAAGAAGATGAAGATTTGGAGAGGGAAAGAGCTGTTGCTGATGCTAAGAACTGGGCTGAGACTATGAGAGCGTTGAGGAGACAGAGCAATGAGCCGCCAAAGCAGACAACTCCTTAG